A single Diceros bicornis minor isolate mBicDic1 chromosome 7, mDicBic1.mat.cur, whole genome shotgun sequence DNA region contains:
- the LOC131408169 gene encoding LOW QUALITY PROTEIN: olfactory receptor 8B8-like (The sequence of the model RefSeq protein was modified relative to this genomic sequence to represent the inferred CDS: inserted 2 bases in 1 codon), giving the protein MIAYGSTGLLTKLFRRVAPSTEFILLGLTNKPDLQLPFFFLFLVMYMVTVLGNLALIVLIGLKKHLHTPMYFFLFNFSFIDLCCSSVFTPKMLMNFLSKKNVISYIGCMTQLYFFCFPVISECQVLTSMAYDHYVAIYNPLLYNVAMSPKVCSGLMLCSYFMAFSGVMAHTGGMLTFCDENTGNHYLCDILPVLQLSCTNTYINELVIFIVVGINIVPSLTIFVSYGFVLSSILHISSVXGQVQSLQLLQFHIIAVSLFFGSGAFMYLKPSSTVSMDEGKISSVFYTNVVPMTNPLIYSLRNKDVKIALRKTLSRRKF; this is encoded by the exons ATGATTGCATATGGCAGCACTGGCCTTCTGACCAAGCTGTTT AGAAGAGTGGCTCCTTCAACAGAATTCATTCTGCTGGGATTAACAAACAAACCAGATCTCCAACTCCCCTTCTTCTTCCTGTTTCTAGTAATGTATATGGTCACTGTGTTGGGAAATTTGGCCTTGATAGTCCTAATTGGGCTGAAAAAACACCTGCACACTCCaatgtactttttcctctttaatttctccttcatagaCCTCTGCTGTTCTTCAGTATTTACACCAAAAATGCTAATGAATTTCTTATCAAAGAAGAATGTTATCTCTTACATCGGGTGCATGACCCAGCtctactttttctgttttcctgtcaTTTCTGAATGCCAGGTGCTGACATCAATGGCCTATGATCACTATGTGGCCATCTATAACCCACTTTTGTATAATGTTGCCATGTCCCCTAAAGTGTGTTCTGGCCTTATGCTTTGTTCATACTTCATGGCATTTTCTGGTGTGATGGCCCATACTGGAGGCATGCTGACCTTCTGTGATGAAAACACTGGTAACCATTATTTGTGTGACATCCTCCCTGTGCTCCAGCTCTCCTGCACAAACACCTACATCAATGAGCTGGTAATATTCATTGTGGTGGGCATCAACATCGTGCCCAGTCTcaccatctttgtctcttatggTTTCGTCCTCTCCAGCATCCTCCACATCAGCTCCGT GGGGCAGGTCCAAAGCCTTCAGCTCCTGCAGTTTCACATAATTgctgtttctctcttctttggaTCCGGTGCATTTATGTATCTCAAACCGTCTTCGACTGTGTCTATGGATGAGGGAAAAATCTCTTCTGTCTTTTATACCAATGTGGTTCCCATGACAAACCCCTTAATCTACAGTTTGAGGAACAAAGATGTTAAAATTGCTCTGAGAAAAACCCTGAGTAGGAGAAAATTTTGA